CTCGATCCCAATCCCGATCTCGGCGCGGCGATCGCCGCCCTGCCCGGCCGCAAGCTGATCCTGACCAATGGCTCGCGCGGCCATGCCGAGAACGTCGCCGGCAAGCTTGGGATCCTCCACCATTTCGAGGACATCTTCGACATCGTCGAGGCCGGCTTCCTGCCCAAGCCCGAGCGCGCCACCTACGAGAACTTCCTCGCCAAGCATGCGGTCGATCCGGCCCGGGCGGCGATGTTCGAGGACATCGACAAGAACCTGATCGTGCCGAACGACCTCGGCATGAAGACGGTGCTGATCGTGCCGCGCACGACCGATCCCTTCCGCGACGCCTCGGAGCAGGCCGTGGTCGAAGCCGCTCACGTCCATTTCGTCACCGATGACCTGACTGGGTTCCTCAAGCCGCTGATGCGGCCTGAACTCCCCCCGTTTCCGGTTGCTAAATAGGACAGTGTCATACCGGGCGACCGAAGGGAGACCCGGGATCCATTCCTGAACGTCTTTCGGAAAGGTTCCGGAATGAGTCCCGGATCGGCGCCGCTTCGCGGCTTGTCCGGGACGACTTCCACAAGGTCTAGGCGTAACGCTCCGCCGCAAGCCCATGCGCCCGGCGCAGACTCGTGAGATCGAGGCCTGGAATCTCGCCATCGATCACCCGCCAGCGGCCGCCGACCATGACGCGGTCGGCCCGGTTGGCGCCGCACAGCACCAGCGCCGCGATCGGGTCATGCGCGCCCGAGAAACGCAGCTCGTCGAGCCGATAGAAGGCAAGATCAGCCTGCATGCCGGGCGCGATCCGGCCGATATCGGAACGCCCCAGGCAGCGTGCAGAGCCTTCCGTCGCCCAGCGGATCGTATCGCGTGCCGTCACTGCGCTGGCGCTCTTGTAATGCAGCCGGTTGACCAGCAGCGCGTGGCGCAATTCCTCCATCAGGTTCGAGCCGTCATTGCTGGCCGAACCGTCGACGCCGAGGCCAACCGGTGCGCCGGCCGCCTCCAGCTCGCGCGTCTTGCAGAAGCCGGAAGCGAGCATGCCGTTCGAGGTCGGGCAATGGCAGACGCCGACTCCGGCCTTGCCCAATCGCTCGCATTCCTCGCAGGAGAAGTGGATGCCGTGCGCCAGCCAGGTCTTCGGCCGCAACCAGCCGGCTTCCTCCAGCAGGTCGAGCGGGCGCTTGCCATAGACCTCCAGGCAATACGCGTCCTCGTCCTGCGTCTCGGCGAGATGAGTATGCAGCGGCGCATCGAAGCGCGTCGCGAGCTCGGCCGAGGCCGCCATCAGCGAGGTCGTCACCGAGAAGGGCGAGCAGGGCGCGAGCGCGATCTGCACCATGCTGCCGGGCTTGGGATCATGGAACAGGCCGAGCACCCGCTCGCAATCGGCGAGGATGGTGTCCTCGTCCTGCACGACCTCGTCGGGCGGCAGGCCGCCATCCTTCTGCGACAGGTTCATCGAGCCACGCGAGATGGTGACGCGGATGCCGAGCGCCCGCGCCTCCTCGACGGCGATGTCGACGGCGTTCTCCAGCCCGGCCGGATAGAGGTAGTGGTGGTCGGCCGCCGTCGTGCAACCCGACAGCATCAGCTCGACCAGCGCGGCACGCATCGCGAGGCGCAGATCCTCCGGCCGTAAGCGCGCCCAGAGCGGATAGAGCGCCTTCAACCAGGGAAAGAGCTCGCGGTCGATCGCGGCCGGATGAGCCCGGGTCAGCGTCTGGTAGAAATGGTGGTGGGTGTTGATCAAGCCGGGCAGCACGACATGGCCGGAGGCATCGAAGCTCTCTGTCACCGGCAGGGCCGGGTAGGCACCGCTCGCGACCAGCTCGACGATCATTCCGTCCTCGACCACCACCCCGCCCCCGGCATTCCCAGCGAGGATGGCGAGCGGGTTCCTGATCCAGATGCGCATGGTGGGTCCGGCGCTTAGTGATTCTCTTGGAATGTCATAGGCTTGCCTGGTGGCC
This genomic interval from Bosea sp. 29B contains the following:
- a CDS encoding pyrimidine 5'-nucleotidase → MNQNASITTAVPLLPEQAAFGHVDHWIFDLDNTLYSHEAQVWPQVNERISLYLLELFGLDGLSSHELRRYYYERYGTTLKGLMEEHGVDPDDFLAFAHDIDLTMLDPNPDLGAAIAALPGRKLILTNGSRGHAENVAGKLGILHHFEDIFDIVEAGFLPKPERATYENFLAKHAVDPARAAMFEDIDKNLIVPNDLGMKTVLIVPRTTDPFRDASEQAVVEAAHVHFVTDDLTGFLKPLMRPELPPFPVAK
- a CDS encoding 8-oxoguanine deaminase, which produces MRIWIRNPLAILAGNAGGGVVVEDGMIVELVASGAYPALPVTESFDASGHVVLPGLINTHHHFYQTLTRAHPAAIDRELFPWLKALYPLWARLRPEDLRLAMRAALVELMLSGCTTAADHHYLYPAGLENAVDIAVEEARALGIRVTISRGSMNLSQKDGGLPPDEVVQDEDTILADCERVLGLFHDPKPGSMVQIALAPCSPFSVTTSLMAASAELATRFDAPLHTHLAETQDEDAYCLEVYGKRPLDLLEEAGWLRPKTWLAHGIHFSCEECERLGKAGVGVCHCPTSNGMLASGFCKTRELEAAGAPVGLGVDGSASNDGSNLMEELRHALLVNRLHYKSASAVTARDTIRWATEGSARCLGRSDIGRIAPGMQADLAFYRLDELRFSGAHDPIAALVLCGANRADRVMVGGRWRVIDGEIPGLDLTSLRRAHGLAAERYA